Within the Nitrosococcus wardiae genome, the region TGGCTCCTCCCGTAAGTCCGCCATCAATTCTATCCTCTGGCACATGGGCCACGAGATTCCCTTCGTGCCCAATAAACGCCAAGGCAGTGTGATCTTGGGGGGCAAGATCGCCCCGATCTTTTTTAACACCGCTGAAGACTCCGGCGCTCTACCCATTGAGTGTGACGTAAGTCGCCTCAATACCGGTGATATGATTCGAATTCGCCCCTTGGAGGGGGTTATTCTCAGCGAAGCGGGCGAAGAACTTTCCCGCTTTAAACTTCGTCCCAGTACCTTGCCCGATGAAGTCCGTGCCGGTGGCCGGATTCCCCTGATCATTGGGCGCGGCTTAACCGATAAAAGCCGAGAAGCGCTGGGACTGGATCCTTCTCCTTTGTTTATAAGACCAGTGGCGCCTGCCGATAGTCAGAAGGGATACACCCTGGCCCAGAAAATGGTGGGTCGGGCCTGTGGCGTTGAGGGGGTGCGTCCGGGTACCTATTGCGAGCCCAAAATGACCACCGTGGGTTCCCAAGACACCACCGGCGCTATGACCCGGGATGAACTCAAAGAGTTGGCGTGCCTAGGGTTTTCCGCCGATTTGGTGATGCAAAGTTTCTGTCACACGGCCGCCTATCCCAAACCGGTGGATGTCACCCTGCAACACGAATTGCCGGACTTTATGGCCACCCGCGGGGGGGTCACGCTGCGTCCTGGTGACGGCATCATTCATTCCTGGCTTAATCGGATGATTCTTCCGGATACGGTGGGTACTGGCGGGGATTCCCATACCCGTTTTCCCATTGGCATTAGTTTTCCCGCCGGCTCTGGCTTAGTGGCCTTTGCTGCTGCCCTGGGGGTGATGCCCCTGGATATGCCGGAGTCGGTTTTAGTCCGTTTCAAAGGGGAAATTCAGCCGGGGATTACCTTGCGGGATTTGGTCCATGCCATCCCCTATGTAGCCATCCAGCGAGGCCTGTTGACGGTGGCCAAAGAGGGCAAAAAAAATGTTTTTAGTGGCCGAGTCTTAGAAATCGAGGGGTTGCCGAAACTTAAAGTAGAGCAAGCTTTTGAGTTTGCCGATGCTTCAGCGGAGCGTTCCGCTAATGGTTGCACCGTGAAGCTGGACAAAGAACCTATTATCGAGTTTCTGAAGTCCAATATCACTCTGCTAAATTGGATGATTGCCCAGGTCTATGAAGATCAGCGTACCCTGGCCAGACGTATCGCTGCCATGGAAGATTGGCTTAAGAATCCAACCCTATTGGAGGCGGACGCGGATGCCGAGTATGCGGAAGTTATCGAGATTGACATGAATGAAATTACCGAACCACTGCTGGCCTGCCCCAACGATCCGGATGATGTCCGGCCCCTGTCGGCAGTGGCAGGCAATGAAGTGGATGAGGTGTTCATTGGTTCCTGTATGACCAATATTGGTCATTACCGGGCAGCAGGCAAGATCTTAGAGGATTCGGGCCGAATTCCTTCCCGTCTTTGGATCGCTCCCCCCACCAAAATGGATGCCCATCAATTAATGGAAGAGGGCTACTACAGTATCTTCGGCAAGGCCGGCGCCCGTACCGAAATGCCCGGCTGCTCCTTGTGCATGGGCAACCAGGCCCGCGTGATGGATGGTGCCACTGTGGTGTCCACCTCGACTCGTAATTTCCCCAACCGGATGGGTCGAGATGCCAATGTGTATTTGGCCTCGGCGGAGGTGGCAGCAGTAACTTCCATTTTAGGGCGCTTGCCCACAGTGGAAGAATATCTGGCCCAGGTGAAAAGTCTCAAGCCTGTGGCGGCTAATATTTACCGCTATCTCAATTTTAACGAGATGGAGGAATATCAGCAGGCAACCGAGCAAACCGTTTCAGTAGATTAAAGGCGTTTTTATGACCTTGACTGGTGGGAATTAAACCCACCTCTTTTGCAAGATAAATAGTGAGCATCACTCCCTGCCGTGACCCAAAAATTATTCGCTAACTTGTGGGCTGTTCTCTATAGTCAATAAACAGCCCAACAAATGTTCAGCTGGCTCTTGGACCCGCTGAAGCATGGGTTATTTCTTTCTTGTAAACTTCTGTGAGGCCGACAGTCACAGGGGGACAATATGTCGCAACGCAAATCCATTCTCATGGTCGTCACTAGCCACGATGCTATCG harbors:
- the acnB gene encoding bifunctional aconitate hydratase 2/2-methylisocitrate dehydratase — encoded protein: MLTAYRKHVAERESEGLPPLPLNATQVAELVELLKNPPQGEETFLKELLVQRVPPGVDQAAYVKAGFLAAVAKGETACPLIDRVQATELLGTMLGGYNIEPLIDLLEDEVTAAVAARALANTLLVYDHYHDVLEKAKSNEYAKQVVDSWAEAEWFTRRPELSEEIKVVVFKVPGETNTDDLSPAQEAWSRPDIPLHAKAMLVNKMPEALSAIADLKDQGLPLAFVGDVVGTGSSRKSAINSILWHMGHEIPFVPNKRQGSVILGGKIAPIFFNTAEDSGALPIECDVSRLNTGDMIRIRPLEGVILSEAGEELSRFKLRPSTLPDEVRAGGRIPLIIGRGLTDKSREALGLDPSPLFIRPVAPADSQKGYTLAQKMVGRACGVEGVRPGTYCEPKMTTVGSQDTTGAMTRDELKELACLGFSADLVMQSFCHTAAYPKPVDVTLQHELPDFMATRGGVTLRPGDGIIHSWLNRMILPDTVGTGGDSHTRFPIGISFPAGSGLVAFAAALGVMPLDMPESVLVRFKGEIQPGITLRDLVHAIPYVAIQRGLLTVAKEGKKNVFSGRVLEIEGLPKLKVEQAFEFADASAERSANGCTVKLDKEPIIEFLKSNITLLNWMIAQVYEDQRTLARRIAAMEDWLKNPTLLEADADAEYAEVIEIDMNEITEPLLACPNDPDDVRPLSAVAGNEVDEVFIGSCMTNIGHYRAAGKILEDSGRIPSRLWIAPPTKMDAHQLMEEGYYSIFGKAGARTEMPGCSLCMGNQARVMDGATVVSTSTRNFPNRMGRDANVYLASAEVAAVTSILGRLPTVEEYLAQVKSLKPVAANIYRYLNFNEMEEYQQATEQTVSVD